The segment ATGGAAACATCACTTACCTAAAGGTCAACTGAGGCTACCTGAGATGCGCGACTATGTTCTTTGCGGAGCAGGCCTTCCTGCCAAGCACCTCCGCCCGGGGAGCTCGGCTACGGCTACGGTTACGATGCCCGTTTCGGCTGCCGGCCACGGCTTTGGGCTCTTCCTTCGTTGCTGTGACCCGCTCACTTTCGCGGCAAAATGCCCCACCCACAGAACCATTGCCGATAACCAACAACTGATAAACGATGAAGCCTTTTGCATCGTAACAAAATCTGCTATGGTTCTTATAACTTGCCATAGCCCAAGGCAGTTTTTCTTTACGTTTCTTGCGGCTCGAGCCAATTGGGCAAAACGGCAGGAGCCGATGACAGGTTTGCGCCCTGTCCGGATTATCTGCTGCCAATAACCTCCCGACGGAGAATCCTTATGGCACGATCAACCTTAATCCGCCCACCACGCGCCGGCTACTTCGCCATGCTGCCATTGATCATCCTGGCGCTGGCAACTGCATGCCAGAAACAGACAAGGTCCACAATCCCACCTGCCAGTACCATTCCAAAGGCGGAGAGCACCAGTCAACCACAATCCCAGCAACGGTGCGGGCAGCTCGAACAAGTTCTCGCCCAGTGCAATTCTGCCAGGAAGCAACTGCAAGACGACAAGGCAGCTCTGCACTGGCGGCTCCTGGAAAAGGAGTACCAGTTGAAGAGGGCGAACAGGCGTTGGAGCGCTCTGGAAAAAAAGCTTGATCAGGCCATCCTTGAAGTTGTCCAGGCCAGAGCAAAGGTTGATTCCGTGGCAAGCAAAGCAGAGGCCGCTACCAACATGGCGGAAGCCGAGGTGACCCTGAAGTCGCTGACAATGAGCAGGTCGAAACAGGGGAAGGGTTCAGAGCTCGACCGCGCCCAATATCTTTTGAGGTTGAGCAATGATGAATTCCAGAGAAAGAACTACAGCGGCGCCCTGTATCTTGCTCAACAGGCGAAAAAGTGCCTGATGGAATACAGAACAAGTCAGCCTGCCCTGAAAAAGAGTGCATCTTCGGACGAAACCGCCTTTGCCGTGCCCTTGCCCCTTCGAGTCATCAAGAGATCAAATGTCCGCCAGGGGCCCGGTACCGACTACAAAATTATTGCTACCTTGCCGCCGCACAGCCTGGTAACCGGATTTATCTACAAAGGGAGCTGGGTCAAGGTGAGAAGCAAGAACAACATCATCGGTTGGATTCACCAGGACCTGGTAAAGGGGCTGTGAGTCGAACCTGACCTAGTCAGGATTATCGAGCCCCTGCTGTCTCAATTCAAGAAATCAAACTATAAGAGGTGGCCATCAGCCGAAACGGGCCTCGTAACCGTAACCGCAGCCCAGCACGTCAAAGGGGCCATGGTAACGAAGCCCGTATCGGCTACGGTTCAAGGCTAGGTGTTTAGAGATCAGCCCCAGTGCTTACTGCCTGCTGCCTGGTAATTCCCCGGCCCTCCTAGCCCCTGGCCCTGACTGACTCGTTAATGGCCGGAAGAAAAAGGCCTGGCTTTGTAAGCCAGGCCTTCTTGTGGGGGATGTATATGCGCTGGTGCCGAGGCCCAGAATCGAACTGGGGACACGAGGATTTTCAGTCCACTGCTCTACCGACTGAGCTACCTCGGCACTCTTTACGCCAGAGTGAACCTCCCTTCACTACTACTAATTCGGCTCCACCTTGTTTTGTCGGTCAGTCTTATACGCTCCCCCAGTTCTTTTGTCAAGAAGAAAAGGAATCCGCAAGCTGCACCATTTTTCGCTGCCAGACCAGATGCCGGCCCAACAGGGCAGGGCAAACTGGCAGAGTCATTCCAGTTGGTTGGCCGTGTCCTGATTGCAACCATGTCAACCTGGCCGCTGCTCAGGGCGCTCCTGCACGTTGGGCAAGCGCTACGCCGTTCGTCAGGCTCAAGCCTGCTGGACCGTGATAAGTTATCTTCTTTGCCGCCAGGCAATACCCTTGCCCCTGTAGCACTTCAGTGGCGCACCTGAAACAGTCGTCAGGCTTATCCGGATTGTGAAATAGATACCAGCCAAGCATGCCGCCCGGCTTCAGACACTTTACAGCGCTCGTGAAGAGA is part of the Deltaproteobacteria bacterium genome and harbors:
- a CDS encoding SH3 domain-containing protein: MARSTLIRPPRAGYFAMLPLIILALATACQKQTRSTIPPASTIPKAESTSQPQSQQRCGQLEQVLAQCNSARKQLQDDKAALHWRLLEKEYQLKRANRRWSALEKKLDQAILEVVQARAKVDSVASKAEAATNMAEAEVTLKSLTMSRSKQGKGSELDRAQYLLRLSNDEFQRKNYSGALYLAQQAKKCLMEYRTSQPALKKSASSDETAFAVPLPLRVIKRSNVRQGPGTDYKIIATLPPHSLVTGFIYKGSWVKVRSKNNIIGWIHQDLVKGL